The Elgaria multicarinata webbii isolate HBS135686 ecotype San Diego chromosome 1, rElgMul1.1.pri, whole genome shotgun sequence genome has a window encoding:
- the LOC134397837 gene encoding prostatic acid phosphatase-like, producing MGETSLTRSSKALYFSLLSLLFFLLLQSASGRELKFVILISRHGDRSPMGNYPTSLNTESTWPQGFGQLTKIGMRQQYELGQYIKKRYSNFLSAAYKREEIFIQSTETDRTIMSAQANLAGMYPPAGDQIWNPELLWQPIPVHVVQKASNPRLHFPILDCPRFRELLTETLTTSEYKAKMQPYQVSL from the exons ATGGGAGAAACAAGTCTCACAAGAAGCTCCAAGGCGCTGTACTTCTCCCTGCTTagcctcctcttctttctcctcctccaatcTGCCTCAGGACGGGAGCTGAAGTTTGTGATTCTA ATTAGTCGACATGGCGACCGAAGTCCTATGGGAAACtatcccaccagcctaaacactGAAAGCACCTGGCCACAAGGATTCGGACAACTCACTAAG ATTGGAATGCGGCAGCAGTATGAGCTTGGACAGTACATCAAGAAGAGATACTCAAATTTCCTGAGTGCTGCATACAAACGAGAGGAG ATTTTCATCCAGAGCACAGAAACCGATCGAACCATTATGAGTGCCCAAGCAAATCTTGCTGGCATGTACCCCCCGGCTGGTGATCAAATCTGGAATCCTGAACTCCTTTGGCAGCCTATCCCAGTACATGTCGTACAAAAGGCATCCAATCCG AGATTACATTTTCCGATTTTGGACTGTCCACGCTTTAGGGAACTTTTGACTGAAACACTTACAACAAGTGAATACAAGGCTAAAATGCAACCATACCAG GTCTCCTTGTGA